A window of Leptolyngbyaceae cyanobacterium contains these coding sequences:
- a CDS encoding DUF928 domain-containing protein: protein MTSQNGCLISRLLLAPLSVSLVLLPVGVTPAQNTSSGTVIFRPNGSPSTTSGGSSRGICSTGIAAKEMPYSAIVPLIPATDVELTAEDRPTIFVQITDSTFKEVELSVWDDRQNGIYQTTIPLPGKAGIVSVKLPEDAPALKVGTRYKWTLAVICDPSQRSRDAVVQGWIERIELSIALKEKLSTPDILERAKLYAENQIWYETVATLAQLRRSHPEDVKVTFEWQQLLESVGLKDVTQAPLVNCCQSPN, encoded by the coding sequence ATGACTAGTCAAAATGGCTGTTTAATATCCCGTTTATTACTAGCGCCTCTTTCTGTAAGCCTTGTACTATTGCCCGTGGGCGTTACGCCAGCCCAGAATACTAGCTCTGGTACGGTAATATTTAGACCCAACGGATCTCCTTCTACCACTAGTGGAGGGTCTTCGCGAGGGATTTGTTCTACGGGTATAGCGGCCAAAGAAATGCCATATAGCGCGATCGTACCGTTGATTCCCGCTACTGATGTTGAATTAACCGCAGAAGATCGTCCGACCATTTTCGTACAAATTACTGACTCTACTTTCAAAGAGGTAGAATTGAGTGTTTGGGACGATCGACAGAATGGAATTTATCAAACTACGATTCCCTTACCTGGAAAAGCAGGAATTGTCAGTGTTAAACTACCTGAAGATGCTCCTGCTTTGAAAGTTGGTACGCGGTACAAGTGGACGTTAGCGGTGATTTGCGATCCTAGTCAAAGAAGTAGAGATGCGGTAGTCCAGGGATGGATCGAACGGATCGAACTAAGTATTGCTTTGAAGGAAAAACTTTCTACTCCAGATATTTTAGAAAGAGCGAAACTCTATGCTGAAAACCAAATATGGTACGAAACCGTAGCAACTTTAGCTCAACTCAGACGATCGCATCCTGAAGATGTTAAGGTGACGTTTGAGTGGCAACAACTGTTAGAATCCGTGGGCTTAAAAGATGTTACCCAAGCTCCTTTGGTTAATTGCTGCCAATCGCCAAACTAA